GGGTGGGAAAAATGGCGGAGGACCGGCCTCCGCCATGACTGGGTCAGCGATTCGCTGACGCGAGTTCGTGCTCGATGGCCAGCATCCGCCGCAGCAGGTCGGCGATCGTGGTGCGGCCGAGCCGTTCTTCCATGGCCCGTTCCGCGTCCCGGAACTCCACCTCGAGCACAGCGCTGATGTTGCGCCCGACCTCGCACGCGTCGCTCGGCGGATGGGCGTGCCGTGACAGGATCCGGCCCTCCTCGACAGCGGCGTACGCGTCGTGGAGCGTGATCTCCCGTGGGGTACGGGCCAGGGACCAGCCACCGCCGCGACCTTCGGTGGACCACACCAGGCCGGCGTTGCGCAGGCTGCCGAGAATGCGCCGCACGAGAACCGGGTTGCTCGCCAGGCTGTCCGCGATCTCCGCGGACGTCAGCGAGCGGTCGTTCCAGCGCGCCAACATGGTGAGCGCGTGAATCGCGACCGCACTCCTGCTGCTGACAGCCACCATTCTCCTTTCGCGGCCCGGCCGGCGCCGATCCAGCTGCAACGAACGTAGTTACAGTTAGATCGGCTGTCAACCGGCACTGGTGGGCTGACTGTCTCCGCGATCAGCCTGACCTGGGTAAACACCGGTCGGCGCGGTTCGTTCGGACCAACGGGGCGAAGGTGTCATATTCTGACAGGTGTGGTGGCCGGGCCAGTGCCGCGACCGAGGGTCCGGACAGTGGTCAGTGGGCAGCACCCACGCACCTGTCCCGGCTACCTTGATCGAACGACTGCAGGACGGAGCCCTGGTGACGAACTCGAAGCGGCCCACCCTCACCGAGCGCCGGGCCGAGGAGCTGCGGATGAGCATCGCACTCACCGCACGAGATCTGTTCGTCGCGGAAGGCGACACCTCGGCGACGGTGGAACGGATCTGCGAGATCGTCGGAATCGCACCACGGACCTTCCACCGCCACTTCCCGGTCAAGGAAGACGTCCTGATGCCGCTCCTGCGCCGCAGCGAACGGGTCATCGTGCAGGCGCTCGACGAAGCGCCGGACGACGCGGACCCGGCGGAGGTGCTCGCCTCGGCGCTCACCACAGAGCTCGCCCGCAGGCAGGTGCCCGAGTACGACCACCAGATCATGACGCTGATCATCACCACCCCGCAGTACCGCCTCCGCTTCGTGGAGTGGTGCGAGTCGCTCAGCGAGCCGATCACCCGGTTCCTGGCGCGCTACTACGAACTCGATGCGGACCCGTTCCTCCGAGAGCTCCCCGCGCGGCTGGTCATCCAGACCCTGAGGCAGGCGCTGATCCACTGGGTCGAGAGCGGCCGTTCCGGGGACTTCGACGAGCTCGCCACCTGGGAGTCGCGCGGTCTGCGCCTGGCGCTGAGCGGATTGACCCCGCGGACGGCGAGCGAGTGACGTGGCGCCACGGCGGGGGGCCCGGCCGGCGGCCGGGCCCCCCGCGAGTGGCACCGGACTAGGAAGCGGCCGCGTGGCAGGCCGCGATGTAGCCGTACACGATGCCCTGGCCGATCGTCGCCCCCGCGCCGGGATAGGACGTGCCGAAGGCGTTGGCCGCCGTGTTCCCGATCGCGTAGAGACCCTCGATGACCGTCCCGTCCTCGCGCCGGACACGGGCGTGCTCGTCGGCAACCACCCCGCCACACGTGCCGAGGTCGCTCAGAACCATCTTCACCGCGTAGTACGGGGCCTTCCGCAGCGGCGCGAGGTTGGGGTTCGGCGCAACCGTCGGATCGCCGTAGTAGCGGTCGTAGGCGCTGTCACCGCGGCGGAAGTCCGGATCGTGTCCCGACCCGGCGTGGGCGTTGAAGCGCTCGAAGGTGTCGCGGAAGGCCGCGGCCGGCACGCCCATCGCCCGAGCGAGCACGTCCAGGTCGTCCGACCGGTGCGCGACACCCGCCCGGTACCACGCTTCGGGAATCGGCTGCCGCGGGAACACCCCGCCCGCCAGGATGTAGTTGTTCCGGTAGCGCTGGTCGAAGACCATCCACATCTGCTCCACCGGCGTGCCGGCGCGTTCCCGCGCGAGCACGGCCTGCCCGAACGACATGTAGTCGATGGACTCGTTGATGAACCGTTTCCCGGTCTGGTCCACGATGAACGAGCCGGGCAGCGACCGCTCGGCGAGCATGATCGCCGGTGCCGAGCCCGGCAGTGGGGCGAACGCCGGGAACCACCACGCCTGGTCCATCAACGCGAGGCCGGCGCCGACCTCCTGCGCGGCACGGATGCCGTCGCCGGTGTTCCCGTCCGCGCCCAGGCTGGCGTGCTCGCCCAGGCGCGGCGACTGGAGCTCGTGCCGGGCCGCCATGTCGTGGTCGAACCCGCCCGCCGCGAGGACGACACCGCGGCGCGCGGTCACGGTGACCTCCGTGCCCGCCTGGCGGAGCACGGCACCGGACACCCGGCCACCGCTGCCGGTCAGGCGGACGAGGCTCGTCTCCGTCCACACCGGAATGCCCGCGCGCAGCACACCCGCGTACAGGCCCGCGGCGAGCGCCTGCCCGCCGGCCACGTAGTCGCGGCCGATCAGTTTACCGCCGACACCGAGGACGAGTCGCTGGATGATCCGTGGAATCGCCTTGCCCGGTTTGCGGGCCACCAGGTTCATCCACTTGTAGTCCGCACCGGTCACCGGCATCGGCACCGGTGCCGCCATCACGCCCGGGCGGAGCCTCGGGCGCTCGTCACGCAGGACGGCGGCGTCGAACGGGCGGCATTCGCAGGTCCGTCCCGCCGGACGGCCCCCCGGTTGCTCCGGATGGTAATCGGAGTAGCCCTCGGCCCAGAAGAACCGCATCGGCGTGGTCCGCGCGAGCATGTCGACGGCGGCCGCACCGTGCTCGAGGTACGCCCGGCTGCGCTCCGCGGGCGCCGACTCACCGACGACCGCCTGCAGGTACTTCCCGGCGTCCGGAACGGCCTGCGAACCCTTCTCGGGCAGGAGGGAGTTGCCCGGGATCCAGAACGCGCCACCGGAGCGCGCGGTCGATCCGCCGACGTAGGCCGTCTTCTCGACGACCAGAGTGGACAGTCCGAGCTCGTGTGCGGCCAGTGCCGCGGCCAGCCCGGTTCCCGATCCGATCACGAGCAGGTCGACGGTCGTGTCGCGGGCAGGCACGAGCGGAGGCAGCTTCTTCGTCATGGGTCTCCAGCTCCACTTCGTTCTCGCAGTAACAGTTCGGCTCACGGTTCGTCCCCCGGCATGCCCGCGAGGTGGTCGTCAGCGCCGCAGGAACGCCAGCACCACGGCTTCCCACGCGTCCTTCTGCTCGATCATGACCCAGTGCCCGCAGTCCGGGAAGATGTGCACCTCGCCGCGCGGCAGGACGCGCATCGGCAGCAAGGCCATGTCCACCGGGCTGACGCGGTCGTCCCGGCCCCACGTGACGAGCGTCGGGACGTCCAGCCGTCCCAGGGCGGCCCAGCTCGGCGTGACGGTGGCGTCGCGAGCTGCTTCGGCCATGCGCGCCAGCGCCGCCGCGCTGTACATGCGGCGCGAGTTCTCCAGCGTCGCGGGATCGGTGGCCTGGCGCCAGCGGTCCTCGATCAGTTCCTCCGTGACCAGCTTCTGGTCGAACACCATCGACCGCAACCAGGCGATCAGGGCAGCACGCGTCGGGTTCTCGACGAACTCGCTGAGCCGGACGATGCCCTCCCCCGGCTGCGTGCTGAACAACGGGGTGCCGATGCCGCCGACGGTCACCAGGCGCGAGACCCGCTCCGGGGCGGCGAGTGCGAACTCCGTCGCGACGAAGCCACCCATGGAGTTCCCCACCAGACGCACCCGCCCGAGCCCGAGACCGTCGAGCAGCGCACGCACCGCGGTCACGGCGGACTGCATGGGGTGGACGGCGCCGAAATCGTCGCTGACCCCGAAACCGGGGAACTCCAGGACGATCGTCCGGTAGTCACCGGCGAACGCCGGCACGTTGGCACCGAAGTTGCGCCATCCGGTCACCCCCGGTCCGGACCCGTGCAGCATCACCAGTGGCGGACCGTCCCCGCTCTCCCGGTAACGGAGCACACCGTGCTCTGTGGACAGCTCGCGAAGTTCGGGTACGGCACGGGAACCGGTGGAAGCGCTCATGAGCCCGACCCTGCCACCGGCGGGGCGCCGTCGCCGTGCGGGCTCCCGGTGAGCGGACACCTGGACCGGCCGGTCACAACGCCACGCTGAGACGGCTGTAACGGCCCCGGAAGAACACCAGCGGCGCCAGGTCCGAGGACGACAGGTGGCGCACCCGCGACACCACGATGGTGTGGTCACCGGCGAGGTGCTCGGCCTGGGGCTCGGCCTCGATCCACGCCAGGCACCCGGTGACCACCGGCGCCCCGGACGGGGACGGCGTCCACTCGATCCCGTCGAACTTGTCCGCACCGGGCCGCGCCAGCTGACGGGACACCGCCTCCTGCGCATCGGAGAGGATGCTGACCGCGTAGCGGCCCGCCGACCGGACCCGCGGCCACGACGTGCTGGCCGCACCCACGCAGAACGCGACCAGCGGCGGGTCCAGCGACACCGAGGTGAAGGAATTGGCGGCCAGCCCGACCGGCTTGCCGGTCCCGGGGTCGATCGCCGTGATGGCCACGACGCCGGTGGCGAAGTGCCCCAGCACGGTGCGCATCCGGACCGGGTCCAGCTCCGCAGAGCTCCGGACAGCCGGTTCGCCCACCGGGACATCGGAACCGTCGGGTGTCATCGCGTGCTCCTCTCGCTCAGTTCTCCGCCGCGGCCCGGCCGGCCCGGCGGCCGTAGAAGCTGCCGTCGCCCAGGGACGCGCCACTGACGTAGCCGCCGGTGCAGATGCCCGCCGTGCAGCGGCCGGCCGCGAACAGACCCGGGATCGCCGTTCCGGAAACGTGCAGCACCCGGCCGTCGAGATCGGTGCGCAGGCCACCCAGCGGAAAGCCGGCCGTCCGGTGGCGGAGGTCGAACCCGGCGACCGGACCGGTGATCGGGCGCAACCACCGGGGTTGCTTGCCCCACAGCGGGTCGCGGTGCTGCGCGGCGTAGTCGTTGTAGATCCGCACCGTGGACTGGAGTGTCCACTCGGGAAGTCCCATGTCGGCCTCCAGCTCGGCCACGGTCTCCGCCGCCCACGTCGGTGGAGTCCGCAGGGCGGGCGTGGCGGTCTCGGTGCCGAGGGCCTCCTCGTACGCCTGTTCGTCCATGACCAGGAACGCCTGGTCCTGCTGGTGGAACAGGGTCATCTGGCCGATCCGGCCCGGGTAGGTGTCCTCGGGGACGTAACGCTGCCCCTGGGCGTTGACCAGGATGCCGCGCGCCATCAGCTGCGGGTCGCAGAAGAAGGCGACCTCGGTCGCGTCCATGTGCGCGGTCGCCGCCCCGAGTGCCGTGGCCACCAGGATGCCGGTGCCGTCGTGCTCCTCGATCGCGGCACCGGGACGGCCGATCAGCTGCGGCGCGTGGTCGGCGACCATGCGCTCGGCGTAGGCGAAGCCGCCGGTTGCCAGCACGACCCCGCGGTCGGCCCGGATCGCGACGCGCTCGCCGTAATGCTGCGCCAGCACCCCGGCCACCCGGTCACCGTCCACGACGAGCCCCGTCAGCCGGACGTCGTACCGGACCCGCACGCCGAGGGCCTCGGCGGTCTCGGCCAGCGGCTTCATCAGCATGTAGCCGCCGCCGCGTTCCCCGGTGCGCTTGTTCTGCATCCGCGGCACGTGGCCCCGTGGTGCGGGCGTGGCGATGGCGTGGAACGGTGCTGCGTTCTCCCCGCCGGAGTAGGCGAGACCTTCGTCGTGCGGTGGTTCCCAGCCTGGTTCGTCCCACAGCGCCTCGCGGAACGGCACACCGTTGGCGACCAGCCAGTCGTAGTGCTCGGGGCTGCCCGCGCAGTAGTCGGTGATCTTCGCTTCGTCGGCGCCCGGGCCGACCGCGGCGAGCAGGAACTCCCTCATGTTCTCCGGCGTGTCCGCGAACCCGAGGGCGCGTTGCAGCGGGGTACCACCACCGAGGTACACGAAACCGCCCGCCAGGGCCGCCGCACCACCCCAGCCGCTCGTGCGCTCCAGGATCAGCACGTTCGCGCCGGCCCGCGCGGCCTCGATGGCGGCGCACACGCCGGCGATGCCGTACCCGGCTATGACCACATCGGCCGACTCGGTCCAGTCGCCGATCGACGCCGCCGAAACCGGGCTGATCCCGTTCTCCGGATCGGTTCGCATGGTGGGTCTGTGTCCTTCCTGCCGGATGTCGCGGAACTGGATGTCGCGGAATGGGGACCCGGTGCACCGCGTGAGCCGGACTCACGCGGTGCACCGGATGAAAGGTGGCGATGTTCGCGCAGCCCCCGGGGCTTCAGGAACCGGCCGGTGCCGCCGGAGCGGCTTCCCGCTCCGCTGCTTCCCGCGCTTCCTTCATCTCACGCATCCACAACCATTCGTGACCCCAGTAGCTGTCCGCCGTGATCTCCTCGGCCGTGTAGTAGCTTTCGTCGACGAGCTGGCCACCCGTGCCGTACTCGATGTCCCAGCCACCCGGCACCCGCACGTAGAAGGAAATCATCTTGTCGTTGGTGTGCCGCCCCAGCGTCGAGGAGACCGGGAAGTCCCGCGCCATCACCTCGTCGTAGGCCCGCCCGACGGCGTCCAGGGAGTCCACCTCGACCATCACGTGGATCAGCCCGGGGTCGCGGCCCTCCAGGCTGGGCATGATCGCCAGGCTGTGGTGCCGCTGGTTGACGCCCAGGAACCGGATGCGCAGCGGACCGGCCTCCGGCGGCCCCGGCATCCGGAACGCGCCACGGGACAGGAAGCCGAGGGTCTCGGTGTAGAAGGCGAAGGACTCGTCGAAGCTGGTGGTCGGCATGACCACGTGCCCGAGCCCCTGCCCTCCGGTGACGAACTTCTGCGCGTACTTGGTCAGCACCGGGCTGTGCTCGAGCACCGGGCCGTGGAAGAACTCGAGCGGGGTGCCGCCCGGATCCTTGAGGCAGATGCCGGCTTCCACCTTCCGCCGGTCCGCGAGCTCCTGCGTCATGGGGGTGTAGGCCACGCCCGCCGCGTCGAGGGTCGCGGCGAGCCGGCGCAGCGCCGGCGCGTCCCTGACCTCCCAGCCGACGGCCGTCACCCGGTCGGCGTCGCCGCGCTCGACGGTGATGCGGGACGGGCGCTCGTCCATGCGGAAGTGCAGCGCGTCGTCCTCGTCCCCGAAGCCGGGTGCGAACCCCAGCACGTCGAAGCCGAGTTCCCGCCAGCGCTCCAGGTCGGTGGCGATGACACGGACGTATCCCAGTCCCTTGATCTCGGTCATGGTTGTTTCCTTTCCGGACGGACGATCAGATCATCACGCGCAGGGGGCCCTGCGGTACCTCGACATCCAGCGAGGCCATGGCCGAGGCGTGGTAGGTGGTGCTCGAGACGTGAATCGCGTGGTGCAGGCCGGCGTGTGCGTCGCGCCAGAAGCGCTGCAGCGGGTTGTCCATGCGCAGTGCATTACCCCCGGCGCGGTCGAAGATCTCGTCCGCCGCGCGCACGGCACGCCACGCCGCGCGAACCTGGTCGCGGCGGACGCGGGCACGCGTGGCGAAGTCGATGTCCCGTCCACTGTCGACCAGGTCCCACACGCGGTCCACATTGGCCAGCAGATGCTGGCGGGCGGCGTCGATCTCCGACGCCGATTCACCGAGCGCGTGCAGCACGTAGGGGTCGTCCTTGATGACGTTGCCGCTGGCGCCGACCCGGTTGCGCTGGTAGTCGATACCCGCGGCGAGGACACCCTCGCAGATGCCGATCGTGGCCGCCGTGATCCCCAGGGGGAAGATGGTGGACCACGGCATCTTGTAGAGCGTCTCGGTGACCCCGTACTCCTTCGCCGCGGTTCCGTCGATGACCTTGTCCGCCTCCATCACGCGGTAATCCGGGACGAAGGCGTTCTGCACCACGATGTCCTTGCTCCCGGTACCACGGAGACCCACGACGTTCCACGAGCCGTCGATGATCTGGTAGTCCGACCGGGGCAGGATCACGTGCAGGCTCCGCGGCGGCATCAGCGGTTTCCCGTCGGCACCACCGACCATCGCGCCGAGGAAGATCCAGTCACAGTGGTCGGTTCCGGAGGAGAACTGCCAGCGGCCGTTCAGCACGTAGCCGCCGTCGCCCGGCACGGCGATGCCCGCCGGCATGTAGGGCGAGGCCTGCCAGGTGTCGCTGTCCGCCGCGAGGATCTCGTCCTGCACCTTGGGATCGGCGAACGCCAGTTGCCAGGGGTGCACCCCGACGATGCCGCCCACCCAGCCCGCCGACCCGTAGATGCTCGCGGTCTTCATCACCGCTTCGGCGAACTCCCGCGGGTGGGCCTCGTAGCCGTGGTACTTCGTGCGCTGCAACAGGCGGATGAGGCCCGCCTGGCGGAGGCGTTTGGCCATGTCGTCGGGCAGACGGCCCAACGTCTCGCCGTCGTCCGCGCCCGCGCGGAGCTCGTCGGCCATCGCCACGATGTTGTCGAGTACTGGATTGGACATGGATAGCTCCTGGTCGGTGTCACTGGACGGTGTCACTGGGTGTGGGATCAGCCGGCGCGCGCGGCGCCGGCGGGAGCGGGTGGCACGGATCAGTACGCGATCGACACCTCGTCGCTGACCGGTTCGGCCTGGCAGGCGAGGATGTATCCCTCGGCGAGGTCGGCCTCGGCGAGGATCGCGTTGCGCGCCAGGTTCACCTTCCCCGAGGTCAGTGAGCAGACGCAGGCGCTGCACGCGCCTTCCCGGCACGAGTACGGTGCGTCGATGCCGGCCGCCAGCAGGGCGTCGAGGAGTTTCCGCCCCGCCGTCCACGGCACGACGTGGTCGGCTCCGTCGATCGACACCCGCACGGTGCAGGCAACCTCCGCGGTGCCGGGTTCCGTTGCGTCGAGGGCAGCTCCGGTGGTGAACGGATCCTGCTGGAGCGACCGGAAGCGTTCCGCGTGCACGCGGCCGCCGGGAATCCCGGCGTCGCTGCACGCGGCGCCGGCGAGGTCCATCAGGGGGGCCGGCCCGCAGAGGTAGACCTCCCGGTCGGCGAGCGGGCGCAACAGCAGAGCCAGCGTGCGGCGCGTGGGATGGCCCTGCAGCGACTCGAGGTGGTGGATCACGGTGAAGCGCTCGGGGAAGCGGTGTTCGAGCGCCCGGAGCTCACCGGCGAAGATCACCGACGCCTCGTCCCGGTTGGCGTAGACCAGCACGACGTCCCCGGTGCCGCCGAACAGGATCGACTTCGCGATCGCGATCACCGGTGTGATCCCGCTGCCGCCCGCGATCAGCACGACCGGGCGGTCGAGCGCCGCCGGGGTGAACGTCCCGGCGGGCGGCAGCACCTCGATCTCGTCACCGGCCTCGACGGTGTCACACAACCAGTTCGAGCCGTGCCCGCCGGAAACGCGCTTCACGGTGAACTTCAGGGCCGGGTCGCAGTGCGGGGAGCTGGACAGGGAATAGCAACGCGCGGATCCGGACCCCGCATCCGGGACCCGGACGGTCAGGAACTGCCCCGGCCGGTAGTCGAAGAGGTGCGCGGCCTCCGCCGCGGGCTCCACGACGAACGAACGTGCGTCGGCGGTCTCGTCGATCACGGCCCGCACCCGGACGATCGTCCCGCGCGAGGCCGGCGCCGTGGCGCCGGCGTCGCCGCGTAGCTCGTGGCCGGCACTCGCCTCGGTGAACATCCACCCTCCTGGTTGCTCGTCGCCGCCCGCGTTTCCCGGTGCGGTGTCGGGACTCGGGGAACCGTAGAGCCGCGGCCGGCGGCGCGGTCCGGATCGTCTCGCTGACTGGGAGACCGATCGCGGGCCGCCCGGCGCGGCGGAGTAACCGGACCTGGCTTCCCACTGGGCGGGTCACCGGCCGGTCGCCGGCGCTCTGCTGTGCTGGCATCGACCCCGACCCGGCGCGGACCCGCGCCACCATCGCCGTGAAAGGAAGACCGATGCTGACCGTGGACCAGCTCACCGACGCCGTGGCGGAGTACGTTCGCCGACTGGAAGCCGGCACGGCGTCCGACATCGCAGCGCTCTACGCCGACAACGCCACACTGGAGGACCCGGCCGGCAGCGAGGTGCGAACGGGACGAGCGGCCATCACGGCGTTCTACCGCGAACTCGACGGTCTCGACGTCACCGCCGAGCTGCTCACCGTCCGGGCGTCCGGGGACACCGCGGCGTTCCACATGCGAGTCGTCACCACCGCAGGCGGGTTCATCACGTCGATCGAACCGATCGACGTGATGACGTTCGGCGCGGACGGCCTGATCACCAGCATGCGGGCCATCTGGAGCCCGGGCGACATCGTCCACCGCCGGAGCACCCCGGCCTGATGGGCGGTCCCGGCCCGGGCCGCGCGACGTTCCCGCTCAGTGAGCGGTCCGCGGCCGCACCGCGCCGGGCCTTGTTAGAACCGGTGGGTCGCCTTCGCGACGCAGCGGCGGCCCACCGGCCCGGCGCCGCCCCCCGGCACCACTTTCCAGGAGAGTGCACATGACCTCACCGCAGCAGGACCAGGAAATCCGCCGGATCGAGGCGGACGCGGCACCGGCCCGCTTCGCCCGCGGCTGGCACTGCCTCGGCTTGATCCGCGATTTCGCGGACGGCAAACCACACACCGTCCACGCCTTCGGCACCAAGCTCGTCGTGTTCCGCGGCGCCGGCGGCTCGATCAACATCCTCGATTCCTACTGCCGTCACCTCGGCGGCGACCTCTCCCAGGGTCAGGTCAAGGGCGACGAGATCGCCTGCCCGTTCCACGACTGGCGGTGGGGCGGCGACGGCCGGTGCAAGCAGATCCCGTACAGCCGCCGTGTCCCGCGGCTCGCCCGCACCCGGGCGTGGACCACGCTGGAACAGGACGGGATGCTGTTCGTCTGGCACGACCCGGAGGGCAATGGTCCCACCGACGAGGTCGCCATCCCCCGCATCGAGGGCGCGGGGAGCGACGAGTGGACGGACTGGCACTGGTACACG
The sequence above is a segment of the Amycolatopsis viridis genome. Coding sequences within it:
- a CDS encoding flavin reductase family protein encodes the protein MTPDGSDVPVGEPAVRSSAELDPVRMRTVLGHFATGVVAITAIDPGTGKPVGLAANSFTSVSLDPPLVAFCVGAASTSWPRVRSAGRYAVSILSDAQEAVSRQLARPGADKFDGIEWTPSPSGAPVVTGCLAWIEAEPQAEHLAGDHTIVVSRVRHLSSSDLAPLVFFRGRYSRLSVAL
- a CDS encoding ferredoxin--NADP reductase produces the protein MFTEASAGHELRGDAGATAPASRGTIVRVRAVIDETADARSFVVEPAAEAAHLFDYRPGQFLTVRVPDAGSGSARCYSLSSSPHCDPALKFTVKRVSGGHGSNWLCDTVEAGDEIEVLPPAGTFTPAALDRPVVLIAGGSGITPVIAIAKSILFGGTGDVVLVYANRDEASVIFAGELRALEHRFPERFTVIHHLESLQGHPTRRTLALLLRPLADREVYLCGPAPLMDLAGAACSDAGIPGGRVHAERFRSLQQDPFTTGAALDATEPGTAEVACTVRVSIDGADHVVPWTAGRKLLDALLAAGIDAPYSCREGACSACVCSLTSGKVNLARNAILAEADLAEGYILACQAEPVSDEVSIAY
- a CDS encoding alpha/beta fold hydrolase; translated protein: MSASTGSRAVPELRELSTEHGVLRYRESGDGPPLVMLHGSGPGVTGWRNFGANVPAFAGDYRTIVLEFPGFGVSDDFGAVHPMQSAVTAVRALLDGLGLGRVRLVGNSMGGFVATEFALAAPERVSRLVTVGGIGTPLFSTQPGEGIVRLSEFVENPTRAALIAWLRSMVFDQKLVTEELIEDRWRQATDPATLENSRRMYSAAALARMAEAARDATVTPSWAALGRLDVPTLVTWGRDDRVSPVDMALLPMRVLPRGEVHIFPDCGHWVMIEQKDAWEAVVLAFLRR
- a CDS encoding FAD-dependent oxidoreductase codes for the protein MRTDPENGISPVSAASIGDWTESADVVIAGYGIAGVCAAIEAARAGANVLILERTSGWGGAAALAGGFVYLGGGTPLQRALGFADTPENMREFLLAAVGPGADEAKITDYCAGSPEHYDWLVANGVPFREALWDEPGWEPPHDEGLAYSGGENAAPFHAIATPAPRGHVPRMQNKRTGERGGGYMLMKPLAETAEALGVRVRYDVRLTGLVVDGDRVAGVLAQHYGERVAIRADRGVVLATGGFAYAERMVADHAPQLIGRPGAAIEEHDGTGILVATALGAATAHMDATEVAFFCDPQLMARGILVNAQGQRYVPEDTYPGRIGQMTLFHQQDQAFLVMDEQAYEEALGTETATPALRTPPTWAAETVAELEADMGLPEWTLQSTVRIYNDYAAQHRDPLWGKQPRWLRPITGPVAGFDLRHRTAGFPLGGLRTDLDGRVLHVSGTAIPGLFAAGRCTAGICTGGYVSGASLGDGSFYGRRAGRAAAEN
- a CDS encoding acyl-CoA dehydrogenase family protein translates to MSNPVLDNIVAMADELRAGADDGETLGRLPDDMAKRLRQAGLIRLLQRTKYHGYEAHPREFAEAVMKTASIYGSAGWVGGIVGVHPWQLAFADPKVQDEILAADSDTWQASPYMPAGIAVPGDGGYVLNGRWQFSSGTDHCDWIFLGAMVGGADGKPLMPPRSLHVILPRSDYQIIDGSWNVVGLRGTGSKDIVVQNAFVPDYRVMEADKVIDGTAAKEYGVTETLYKMPWSTIFPLGITAATIGICEGVLAAGIDYQRNRVGASGNVIKDDPYVLHALGESASEIDAARQHLLANVDRVWDLVDSGRDIDFATRARVRRDQVRAAWRAVRAADEIFDRAGGNALRMDNPLQRFWRDAHAGLHHAIHVSSTTYHASAMASLDVEVPQGPLRVMI
- a CDS encoding Rrf2 family transcriptional regulator yields the protein MVAVSSRSAVAIHALTMLARWNDRSLTSAEIADSLASNPVLVRRILGSLRNAGLVWSTEGRGGGWSLARTPREITLHDAYAAVEEGRILSRHAHPPSDACEVGRNISAVLEVEFRDAERAMEERLGRTTIADLLRRMLAIEHELASANR
- a CDS encoding 3-ketosteroid-delta-1-dehydrogenase, translating into MTKKLPPLVPARDTTVDLLVIGSGTGLAAALAAHELGLSTLVVEKTAYVGGSTARSGGAFWIPGNSLLPEKGSQAVPDAGKYLQAVVGESAPAERSRAYLEHGAAAVDMLARTTPMRFFWAEGYSDYHPEQPGGRPAGRTCECRPFDAAVLRDERPRLRPGVMAAPVPMPVTGADYKWMNLVARKPGKAIPRIIQRLVLGVGGKLIGRDYVAGGQALAAGLYAGVLRAGIPVWTETSLVRLTGSGGRVSGAVLRQAGTEVTVTARRGVVLAAGGFDHDMAARHELQSPRLGEHASLGADGNTGDGIRAAQEVGAGLALMDQAWWFPAFAPLPGSAPAIMLAERSLPGSFIVDQTGKRFINESIDYMSFGQAVLARERAGTPVEQMWMVFDQRYRNNYILAGGVFPRQPIPEAWYRAGVAHRSDDLDVLARAMGVPAAAFRDTFERFNAHAGSGHDPDFRRGDSAYDRYYGDPTVAPNPNLAPLRKAPYYAVKMVLSDLGTCGGVVADEHARVRREDGTVIEGLYAIGNTAANAFGTSYPGAGATIGQGIVYGYIAACHAAAS
- a CDS encoding TetR/AcrR family transcriptional regulator, which codes for MTNSKRPTLTERRAEELRMSIALTARDLFVAEGDTSATVERICEIVGIAPRTFHRHFPVKEDVLMPLLRRSERVIVQALDEAPDDADPAEVLASALTTELARRQVPEYDHQIMTLIITTPQYRLRFVEWCESLSEPITRFLARYYELDADPFLRELPARLVIQTLRQALIHWVESGRSGDFDELATWESRGLRLALSGLTPRTASE
- a CDS encoding nuclear transport factor 2 family protein, which encodes MLTVDQLTDAVAEYVRRLEAGTASDIAALYADNATLEDPAGSEVRTGRAAITAFYRELDGLDVTAELLTVRASGDTAAFHMRVVTTAGGFITSIEPIDVMTFGADGLITSMRAIWSPGDIVHRRSTPA
- a CDS encoding VOC family protein yields the protein MTEIKGLGYVRVIATDLERWRELGFDVLGFAPGFGDEDDALHFRMDERPSRITVERGDADRVTAVGWEVRDAPALRRLAATLDAAGVAYTPMTQELADRRKVEAGICLKDPGGTPLEFFHGPVLEHSPVLTKYAQKFVTGGQGLGHVVMPTTSFDESFAFYTETLGFLSRGAFRMPGPPEAGPLRIRFLGVNQRHHSLAIMPSLEGRDPGLIHVMVEVDSLDAVGRAYDEVMARDFPVSSTLGRHTNDKMISFYVRVPGGWDIEYGTGGQLVDESYYTAEEITADSYWGHEWLWMREMKEAREAAEREAAPAAPAGS